From one Solanum lycopersicum chromosome 12, SLM_r2.1 genomic stretch:
- the LOC138340247 gene encoding uncharacterized protein, with amino-acid sequence MDFVVGLPKKMEKLAKLYISEIVRLPGVPLSIISDRGNNGHESSWGGGQVGTSAAQHGRGNGQTGLDLHHDLLDMPIRVSTPVDLPCMLPDWDIDFCTDLEPRRWMELLKDYDITILYHPGKANIVAEALSRKAGSMGNLAHLQGTDLLRESLDKVKFIQEKLLASQNREKEYADRKVRDLDFMEVEQVLLKVSPMKGVMRFVKRGKLSRRYIGIFEVLKCVWEVSYKLTLPPGLSGVLPVFHVYMLKKYHGDGNYIIRWDSVLLDENLSY; translated from the exons atggacttcgtggttggtcttccaaagaaaatgg agaagttagccaaactttatatctcagaaattgttcgattgcctGGAGtcccactctccatcatatcagatagag GTAATAATGGTCACGAAAGTAGCtggggtggcgggcaagttggaactagtgcagcacaacatggtaggggcaatgggcagacag GTCTTGATTTACATcatgatttgcttgacatgcctattcgtgtctctactcctgtgg accttccttgTATGTTACCAGAttgggatattgatttttgtactGATCTGGAGCCG aggaggtggatggaactactgaaggactatgatattactattttgtatcacccaggaaaagctaatatTGTGGCAGaggctttaagtagaaaggcagggagcatgggaaacctagcccacttacag ggtaccgatcttttgagggaatcattagacaaagtaaaattcattcaagaGAAGCTTCTAGCATCTCAGAACAGggaaaaagaatatgcagatcgaaaggttagggacttggattttatggaggttgaacaagtcttgctgaaggtttcacccatgaaaggggtgatgcggtttgtgaagcgaggtaagcttagtcggAGGTATATTGGTatatttgaagttctgaagtgcGTGTGGGAGGTGTCTTATAAATTGACATTGCCTCCAGGGCTCTCAGGAGTActcccggtatttcatgtgtatatgctgaaaaaataccatggggatggaaactacattattcgttgggattcagttcttcttgatgagaatttgtcttattaG